One Deinococcus grandis DNA window includes the following coding sequences:
- a CDS encoding TetR/AcrR family transcriptional regulator, which produces MKVDRQEQDDARRERIARAAFELFARSGLDAISAQDIAQAAYVSRTNLYRYFPSKVHMLLAHFEKAVQASRDDALERLHAGANPQQVWDKVTSRMADLGVRYRHLVGAVGQAVLGAPPETGRPGAPERAPGDGLRTALTLAALVQPVLLAMQAQGRLRPEANVQMLSVLLVDAFILALLHGGHRDQREVLRDWQDRFSLLMYGALAPESTARGELKD; this is translated from the coding sequence GTGAAGGTAGACCGGCAGGAACAGGATGACGCGCGGCGCGAACGGATTGCCCGCGCCGCCTTCGAGCTGTTCGCCCGCAGCGGCCTGGATGCCATCAGCGCGCAGGACATCGCGCAGGCGGCCTATGTGAGCCGCACGAACCTGTACCGCTACTTCCCCAGCAAGGTGCACATGCTGCTGGCGCACTTCGAGAAGGCCGTGCAGGCCAGCCGCGACGACGCCCTGGAACGCCTGCACGCCGGCGCGAACCCGCAGCAGGTGTGGGACAAGGTCACGTCCCGCATGGCCGACCTGGGCGTGCGCTACCGGCACCTGGTGGGCGCGGTGGGACAGGCGGTGCTGGGCGCCCCCCCCGAGACCGGGCGGCCCGGCGCCCCCGAGCGCGCCCCGGGCGACGGGCTGCGCACCGCGCTGACCCTGGCAGCCCTGGTGCAGCCGGTGCTGCTGGCCATGCAGGCCCAGGGCCGCCTGCGCCCCGAGGCGAACGTGCAGATGCTGAGCGTGCTGCTCGTGGACGCATTCATCCTGGCGCTGCTGCACGGCGGGCACCGCGACCAGCGCGAGGTGCTGCGCGACTGGCAGGACCGCTTCAGCCTGCTGATGTACGGCGCGCTGGCCCCCGAGAGCACCGCCCGGGGCGAACTGAAAGACTGA
- the hpf gene encoding ribosome hibernation-promoting factor, HPF/YfiA family produces the protein MHIYKLSGRNVEVTDAMRDYVEEKLTRLDRFNDQITDARVTLTVRDVRDADRRNRVEVQLNVPSGIIRAEEHHSDMYAAIDRASDVLERQLRKFKTRYLKHRHDATPQPEPGPAEADVNAGVDDVTEFAPEIVRQKRFDLRPMSPEDAVAQMEALGHDFYVFMNMRTNACGVVYRRKDGHYGLIEPS, from the coding sequence GTGCACATCTACAAGCTGTCTGGCCGTAACGTTGAAGTCACCGATGCCATGCGTGATTACGTCGAGGAGAAACTCACGCGCCTGGATCGTTTCAATGACCAGATCACCGATGCACGCGTGACCCTGACCGTCCGCGACGTCCGCGACGCCGACCGGCGCAACCGCGTCGAGGTGCAGCTCAATGTCCCCAGCGGCATCATCCGCGCCGAGGAACACCACTCGGACATGTACGCCGCGATCGACCGGGCCAGCGATGTCCTGGAACGCCAGCTGCGCAAGTTCAAGACCCGGTACCTCAAGCACCGCCACGATGCCACGCCCCAGCCCGAGCCCGGCCCCGCCGAGGCCGACGTGAACGCCGGGGTGGACGACGTGACCGAGTTCGCGCCGGAGATCGTGCGGCAGAAGCGCTTCGACCTGCGCCCCATGAGCCCCGAAGACGCCGTGGCGCAGATGGAGGCGCTGGGGCACGACTTCTACGTGTTCATGAACATGCGCACGAACGCCTGCGGGGTCGTGTACCGCCGCAAGGACGGCCACTACGGCCTGATCGAACCCAGCTGA
- a CDS encoding butyrate kinase → MIAHVINPGTSGVKLACAQIEPSENPALPGQLRLTLTRAELSLDAPPTAGDLPDLTGQVLALTADWPAPDAVVGRGGFIGRVTTGTYRVTEELAAFALACDAGQDPPNLGGPLALAVAKARGVPAFIVDPQSADELLPEARPTGLRGVNRRAEFHALNARAVARRAAYEVGKRFQDARVVVAHLGATTSVTAFEAGRAIDTTGSGANGGPMGARQSGPVPARDLLRLHAQLGEQTLHHLAAESGFLALTGSANLRELEGRSLGDPDVSIVAAAFVHQAAKAIGEQTGALSARPDAIVLTGGIARWDELIDRIERRVAWIAPVFVIPGELELEALAEGAGRVLLGQEALREWTPPAGPGC, encoded by the coding sequence GTGATCGCCCACGTGATCAATCCCGGAACCAGCGGCGTGAAACTCGCCTGCGCCCAGATCGAGCCCAGCGAGAACCCCGCCCTGCCGGGACAGCTGCGCCTGACGCTGACGCGCGCCGAACTGTCGCTGGACGCCCCCCCCACCGCCGGGGACCTGCCCGACCTCACCGGGCAGGTGCTGGCCCTGACTGCCGACTGGCCCGCGCCGGACGCCGTGGTGGGGCGCGGCGGGTTCATCGGGCGGGTCACGACCGGCACGTACCGCGTGACCGAGGAACTCGCGGCGTTCGCGCTGGCCTGCGACGCCGGGCAGGACCCCCCGAACCTGGGCGGCCCGCTGGCGCTGGCCGTGGCGAAGGCGCGCGGCGTGCCCGCCTTCATCGTGGACCCGCAGAGTGCGGACGAACTGCTGCCCGAGGCGCGCCCCACGGGCCTGCGGGGCGTGAACCGCCGCGCGGAATTCCACGCGCTGAACGCCCGCGCCGTCGCCCGCCGCGCCGCGTACGAGGTCGGCAAGCGCTTCCAGGACGCCCGCGTGGTCGTCGCGCACCTGGGCGCCACGACCAGTGTCACCGCCTTCGAGGCCGGACGCGCCATCGACACCACGGGCAGCGGCGCCAACGGCGGCCCGATGGGCGCGCGCCAGAGCGGCCCCGTCCCCGCGCGGGACCTGCTGCGCCTGCACGCGCAGCTGGGCGAGCAGACCCTGCATCACCTCGCCGCCGAGAGCGGCTTCCTGGCCCTGACCGGCAGCGCGAACCTGCGCGAACTGGAGGGCCGCAGCCTGGGCGACCCGGACGTCAGCATCGTCGCCGCCGCGTTCGTGCATCAGGCCGCCAAGGCCATCGGCGAGCAGACCGGCGCGCTCAGCGCCCGCCCGGACGCCATCGTCCTGACCGGCGGCATCGCCCGCTGGGACGAACTGATCGACCGGATCGAGCGGCGCGTCGCGTGGATCGCCCCGGTGTTCGTGATTCCCGGCGAACTGGAACTCGAGGCGCTGGCCGAGGGCGCCGGGCGCGTCCTGCTGGGCCAGGAGGCGCTGCGCGAGTGGACGCCGCCCGCCGGGCCGGGGTGCTGA
- the tsaD gene encoding tRNA (adenosine(37)-N6)-threonylcarbamoyltransferase complex transferase subunit TsaD produces the protein MTDRPRPLRILGIDTSCDDTGVGIVELEEGRVTVLANRVWSQAVHAQYGGVMPELASREHVERIDQIMGDALHEAGLSVTDIGAVAATSGPGLVGALLVGLMYGKGLAQALNVPFHAAHHLEGHIFAAASEAELRAPFLALVVSGGHTHLFDVPRGGEYVLVGATRDDAAGEAFDKVARLAGLGYPGGPAISEAATRGDPNAVPFKEPLKGQSGFDFSFSGLKTAALLAHRAGATPENLAASFQRAAVQTLVNTTVRAAQATGRRTVVVSGGVAANRALRDAFAATGLHVVFPGKGLNTDNGAMIALAGAAAIQAGRPASALDGGATAYAPLANA, from the coding sequence ATGACTGATCGCCCCCGTCCGCTGCGCATCCTGGGAATCGACACGTCCTGCGACGACACGGGCGTCGGGATCGTGGAACTCGAAGAGGGCCGCGTGACGGTCCTGGCGAACCGCGTGTGGTCGCAGGCGGTGCACGCGCAGTACGGGGGCGTCATGCCGGAACTCGCCAGCCGCGAGCACGTCGAGCGGATCGACCAGATCATGGGAGACGCCCTGCACGAGGCGGGCCTGAGCGTCACCGACATCGGCGCGGTCGCCGCGACCTCCGGGCCCGGACTGGTGGGCGCGCTGCTGGTGGGCCTGATGTACGGCAAGGGCCTCGCGCAGGCGCTGAACGTGCCCTTCCACGCCGCGCACCACCTGGAGGGCCACATCTTTGCGGCGGCCAGCGAGGCCGAGCTGCGCGCCCCGTTCCTCGCGCTGGTCGTCAGCGGCGGGCACACCCACCTGTTCGACGTGCCCCGGGGCGGCGAGTACGTGCTGGTCGGCGCGACCCGTGACGACGCGGCGGGTGAGGCCTTCGACAAGGTCGCCCGCCTCGCCGGGCTGGGCTACCCCGGCGGCCCGGCCATCAGCGAGGCCGCCACGCGCGGCGACCCGAATGCCGTGCCGTTCAAGGAACCCCTGAAGGGCCAGAGCGGCTTCGACTTCAGCTTCAGCGGCCTGAAGACGGCGGCGCTCCTCGCGCACCGGGCGGGCGCCACCCCGGAGAACCTCGCGGCGAGCTTTCAGCGGGCCGCCGTGCAGACCCTCGTGAACACCACCGTCCGCGCCGCGCAGGCCACCGGGCGCCGCACGGTCGTCGTGTCCGGCGGTGTGGCCGCCAACCGCGCCCTGCGCGACGCGTTCGCCGCCACCGGCCTGCACGTCGTGTTCCCCGGCAAGGGCCTGAACACCGACAACGGCGCCATGATCGCCCTCGCCGGAGCTGCCGCCATCCAG